From the Flavimarina sp. Hel_I_48 genome, one window contains:
- a CDS encoding HlyD family secretion protein, translated as MEKETKKKTNRKFIIIVSALVLVGAIYGGYKYIHSLSHEETDDAQIRANMTPIIPHVSGYLKKVYVTDNNKVNQGDTLFVIESQDYQVQFEQAKANLAAAESEVAVSKASIGSYQANANASRAQLSSAGESIETARVKLRRASDDFERYKNLYANHSITAQQFEQAEAAKEEAQNQLAMLKNQERASASQSKAASSQTEISEKQVDVAHAKVKAAQAQLEAAKINLGYTVVTAPIAGQLSNVDIQQGQFVSPGQALFYLVNSQDKWVIANFKETQLTEMLLGQKVGIDVDAYPDTEFEGEVAAFSPATGARFSLLPPDNATGNFVKTVQRLPVKINFTNANDQEKLGKLRSGMNVNVDVHLK; from the coding sequence ATGGAAAAGGAAACCAAAAAGAAAACGAACAGGAAATTTATCATTATCGTAAGTGCACTTGTTCTTGTGGGTGCAATTTACGGGGGTTATAAATACATACATTCGCTCTCCCATGAGGAGACTGATGATGCGCAGATACGTGCAAACATGACCCCCATCATACCTCATGTGAGCGGTTATCTCAAAAAGGTTTATGTCACCGATAATAATAAGGTAAATCAGGGGGATACCCTTTTTGTTATCGAGTCTCAGGACTATCAGGTACAATTTGAACAGGCAAAGGCCAATCTGGCTGCCGCCGAAAGTGAGGTTGCGGTCTCTAAAGCAAGTATAGGTTCCTATCAGGCAAATGCCAATGCTTCACGGGCGCAGTTGAGTTCGGCTGGGGAAAGTATTGAGACAGCACGCGTAAAATTGCGCCGTGCATCAGATGATTTTGAAAGGTATAAAAACCTTTATGCAAATCATTCTATTACTGCGCAGCAGTTTGAGCAGGCAGAGGCGGCGAAAGAGGAGGCGCAAAATCAACTGGCCATGCTTAAAAATCAGGAACGTGCCAGTGCCAGCCAGAGCAAGGCGGCCTCGTCGCAGACTGAGATCTCTGAAAAACAGGTGGACGTGGCACATGCTAAAGTAAAAGCGGCACAGGCGCAACTGGAAGCAGCAAAAATTAACCTGGGCTATACCGTTGTTACCGCGCCAATCGCTGGCCAGCTTTCCAATGTGGATATTCAGCAGGGACAGTTCGTTAGTCCCGGGCAGGCATTATTTTATCTGGTCAACAGTCAGGATAAATGGGTGATCGCGAACTTTAAGGAGACCCAATTAACCGAGATGCTTTTGGGTCAAAAAGTAGGGATTGACGTAGATGCCTATCCCGATACCGAATTTGAAGGTGAAGTTGCGGCATTTTCACCGGCCACAGGAGCACGTTTTTCCCTGCTTCCGCCAGATAATGCCACTGGTAATTTTGTAAAAACCGTGCAGCGCCTTCCGGTCAAGATCAATTTCACTAATGCAAACGATCAGGAAAAACTTGGAAAATTACGCTCTGGGATGAACGTAAATGTAGATGTTCACCTCAAATAA
- a CDS encoding MDR family MFS transporter gives MAEAKRIEDSDLVEYGFRRFIVTLTAILCALLEIVDTTIVNVALNDMRGSLGATLNDVAWVITAYAIANVIIIPMTSWLSKQFGRKNYFAASIMIFTISSFLCGNATNIWELVAFRFIQGMGGGALLVTAQTIITESYPVAKRGMAQAIYGMGIIVGPTLGPPLGGYLVDNYSWPYIFYINLPIGIIATILTILYIRSPKYGNKLTVNQVDWIGIITLAAFIGSLQFVLEHGQQDDWFEDPVIVLLSVVSLFGLIFFIWRELVYEHPIVNLRVLRDRNLSVGTVLTFILGFGLFGSTFIIPIYTQSVLGWTATDAGLLLIPSSITTGIMMPIIGKLLERGVPQKYLAAGGFLIFFIYSYWMFGVMTPDTGSEHFFWPLVARGLGLGLLFVPITTLSLSTLEGKDIGDGAAFTGMMRQLGGSFGIAIITTMVSRLSQQHRIDLIPNISAINYQVQQRIHGLQQMFISKGFSASEALSRAYQTLEGGVMRQATVLSYMDIFLYLGILFLVCIPFVLIIKTVKRKVDTSALH, from the coding sequence ATGGCAGAAGCAAAGCGCATTGAGGATAGTGATTTAGTTGAATACGGTTTCCGTCGTTTTATTGTGACCCTGACCGCGATTTTGTGTGCACTTTTGGAGATCGTGGATACCACGATCGTGAACGTGGCCCTCAATGATATGCGCGGGAGCCTTGGGGCGACCTTAAATGATGTGGCATGGGTGATAACGGCCTACGCAATTGCTAACGTGATCATTATCCCCATGACAAGCTGGCTCTCCAAACAGTTTGGCCGAAAGAACTATTTTGCCGCTTCCATCATGATATTTACAATTTCCTCTTTTTTATGCGGGAATGCGACCAATATCTGGGAACTTGTTGCCTTCCGTTTTATACAGGGTATGGGCGGTGGCGCGCTACTCGTTACCGCGCAAACCATTATTACCGAAAGTTACCCGGTTGCTAAACGCGGTATGGCGCAGGCTATCTATGGTATGGGTATCATCGTGGGGCCTACACTTGGCCCACCTCTGGGGGGCTATCTGGTAGATAATTATTCTTGGCCCTATATTTTTTATATTAACCTTCCCATTGGTATCATCGCGACCATTTTGACCATATTATACATTCGTAGCCCCAAATACGGGAATAAACTGACGGTAAATCAAGTAGACTGGATAGGTATAATTACCCTTGCTGCATTTATAGGTTCGCTGCAATTTGTACTTGAGCATGGGCAGCAGGATGACTGGTTTGAAGATCCTGTTATTGTTTTGCTTTCGGTGGTTTCCCTTTTTGGGTTGATATTCTTTATTTGGCGAGAACTCGTTTACGAGCATCCCATTGTGAATCTACGGGTTTTGCGGGACAGGAATTTGAGCGTGGGCACGGTGCTTACCTTTATTTTAGGCTTTGGTTTATTTGGTTCTACCTTTATCATTCCTATTTACACACAGTCGGTACTGGGGTGGACGGCCACAGATGCTGGTCTGCTACTTATTCCAAGTTCTATCACCACTGGGATCATGATGCCCATTATCGGTAAGCTGCTAGAGCGTGGCGTTCCGCAGAAATATCTGGCTGCCGGTGGATTTTTGATCTTTTTTATCTACAGTTATTGGATGTTTGGCGTCATGACGCCAGATACGGGATCTGAACATTTTTTCTGGCCGCTTGTAGCGCGGGGATTGGGATTGGGTTTGCTTTTTGTACCCATTACCACGCTTTCGCTTTCTACACTTGAGGGAAAGGATATTGGAGATGGTGCCGCATTTACGGGTATGATGCGTCAGCTTGGCGGTTCTTTTGGTATAGCTATTATAACCACTATGGTGTCGCGCTTGAGTCAGCAGCACCGTATTGACCTGATCCCAAACATAAGCGCGATCAATTATCAGGTACAACAACGTATCCATGGGCTACAGCAAATGTTCATCAGTAAGGGTTTTAGCGCTAGTGAAGCCCTGAGTCGTGCCTATCAAACCCTTGAGGGTGGTGTGATGCGCCAGGCAACTGTGCTTTCATATATGGATATTTTTCTTTATCTGGGTATTCTATTCCTTGTCTGTATCCCGTTTGTGCTGATCATCAAAACCGTTAAGAGAAAAGTAGATACTTCGGCGTTGCATTGA
- a CDS encoding M1 family metallopeptidase, which translates to MIKTNFLLIFAYFLTFYTQAQQQFTKADSLRGSITPERAWWDVMRYDISVTPDFDKKFTSGFNTITYKVVQEEHPNVMQIDLQQPLKIDSIIYDGTKALKFTRNDAVFLVQTPAQKMGSEHEVKVYFSGNPHEAVRAPWDGGWTFTKDRQGRPWMTVTCQGIGASIWYPNKDHQSDEPDRGASLTMRVPKELMAVANGRMLDKTDHKDGTISYTWGVENPINNYTIIPYIGHYKNFSEVYTGIKGDLDLNYWVLDYNLKKAKEYMPTEVHNMLTAFEYWFGPYPFYEDGYKLVDTEHPGMEHQSNVSYGNYYAPGYRGRDASGTGLGMTWDFIIIHESGHEWFGNNITSNDLADMYVHESFTNYSETLFIDYNYGEEAANDYNYGTRGGILNDKPIIAPYGLNAQGSGDMYPKGGNMIHSIRHSINDDKLFKNIMTGLNMTFHNKTVDGTQVQDYISEKAGYDYDKVFEQYLTTTQIPTLQLYVDGPDSKIFYRYINSIDGFDLPLVLKGTHESLKIIPSGEWQSIDIQHKNQYLFTPWRIEHMYYLNVELVKKMEE; encoded by the coding sequence ATGATCAAGACCAATTTCCTTTTGATTTTTGCCTATTTCCTGACGTTTTATACACAGGCCCAACAACAATTTACAAAGGCAGATAGCCTTCGCGGGAGCATCACCCCAGAGCGCGCCTGGTGGGACGTCATGCGCTACGATATTTCGGTAACACCAGATTTTGACAAGAAATTTACATCGGGATTTAATACCATTACCTATAAAGTGGTACAGGAAGAGCATCCCAATGTTATGCAAATTGACCTGCAGCAACCCTTAAAAATTGACAGCATTATTTATGACGGAACAAAAGCCCTGAAATTTACCAGAAATGACGCCGTTTTTCTCGTACAGACCCCTGCCCAAAAAATGGGTTCTGAGCATGAGGTAAAAGTTTACTTTAGCGGGAATCCGCACGAGGCCGTTCGCGCGCCCTGGGATGGTGGCTGGACGTTTACAAAAGACAGGCAGGGCCGGCCGTGGATGACGGTTACCTGCCAGGGAATAGGGGCATCTATCTGGTATCCCAATAAAGATCACCAGAGCGATGAGCCAGACCGCGGTGCTTCACTGACCATGCGCGTTCCCAAAGAACTGATGGCCGTGGCGAATGGCCGCATGCTGGATAAAACTGATCACAAGGATGGTACGATTTCCTATACATGGGGTGTGGAAAACCCTATTAATAACTACACGATCATACCGTATATAGGCCATTACAAGAACTTTTCTGAAGTTTATACCGGGATCAAGGGAGATCTCGACCTCAATTACTGGGTACTGGATTACAACCTGAAAAAAGCCAAAGAGTATATGCCCACCGAAGTGCATAACATGCTTACCGCTTTTGAATACTGGTTTGGTCCGTATCCTTTTTATGAAGATGGCTACAAACTGGTAGATACAGAGCATCCCGGTATGGAACACCAGTCTAATGTTTCCTACGGAAATTACTATGCCCCCGGCTACCGCGGCCGTGATGCATCAGGAACGGGCCTGGGGATGACCTGGGATTTTATCATTATTCATGAAAGTGGTCATGAATGGTTTGGCAACAACATCACCAGCAACGACCTGGCCGATATGTACGTGCACGAAAGCTTTACCAATTATAGCGAAACCCTTTTCATTGATTATAACTACGGTGAGGAAGCCGCAAATGATTACAATTATGGCACGCGTGGCGGGATTTTGAACGATAAACCCATCATAGCGCCTTACGGTCTCAACGCGCAGGGAAGTGGCGATATGTACCCTAAGGGTGGAAATATGATCCATAGCATACGCCACAGCATCAATGACGACAAATTGTTCAAGAATATCATGACCGGCCTTAATATGACCTTTCACAATAAGACGGTAGATGGGACGCAGGTACAAGACTATATTTCAGAAAAGGCGGGCTATGATTATGACAAGGTATTTGAACAATATCTGACCACCACCCAGATTCCTACTTTGCAATTATACGTAGATGGCCCAGATAGTAAAATATTTTACCGCTATATAAACAGTATTGACGGTTTTGACCTTCCGCTGGTGCTCAAGGGAACTCATGAATCGTTAAAGATCATACCTTCTGGAGAATGGCAAAGTATCGATATTCAGCATAAAAACCAGTATTTGTTTACGCCCTGGAGAATCGAGCATATGTATTACCTCAATGTGGAATTAGTTAAAAAAATGGAAGAATAA
- a CDS encoding aminopeptidase P family protein — protein sequence MFSKKTYQNRRKTLKNRLKSGLLIFPGNKEVGMNYAANWYPFRQDSTFLYYFGINQPDLYVVIDIEEDSEMLFGNALTPEDMVWVGAAEPLEDQANKAGITKVKPLSELQKTIKNAQKMGKNIHFLPPYRSKTTIEISELTGIAVGEVKEKQSIEFVKAVIAQRAIKSAEEVTELHKAVNITAAMHRHAIKNTKHGVTEKQIAGELQAIAIAGGGNIAFPIILTKNGQYLHNHATQAVVQNGDLVLCDCGAETAMNYTGDMTRTFPVAERFTAVQRDIYSIVLDAHESAAAALKPGYRFKDAHLLACSRIVEGLKGMGLMKGNTQDAVDAGAHTLFFQCGLGHFMGMDIHDMENFGEQLVGYSDNLQKSTEFGLKSLRLGKELEAGNVLTVEPGIYFNPFLIDEWRAEGKYTDFVNYDAVEKFKGFGGMRVEEDFLITADGKELLGEPLEKTADEIERLKAS from the coding sequence ATGTTTTCAAAAAAAACCTACCAAAACCGCCGAAAAACACTCAAAAACCGACTTAAATCTGGACTTTTAATTTTTCCCGGAAACAAGGAAGTCGGGATGAATTATGCGGCCAACTGGTATCCTTTTCGGCAGGATAGCACTTTTTTGTATTATTTCGGTATCAATCAACCTGATCTTTATGTGGTGATCGATATAGAAGAAGACAGTGAAATGCTCTTTGGCAATGCGCTCACCCCAGAAGACATGGTCTGGGTAGGTGCGGCAGAACCGCTGGAAGATCAAGCTAATAAAGCAGGGATTACCAAAGTAAAACCGCTTTCCGAGCTTCAGAAAACCATAAAAAATGCCCAAAAAATGGGTAAGAACATCCATTTTTTACCCCCATACCGAAGTAAAACCACCATTGAAATCAGTGAACTTACCGGTATTGCGGTAGGTGAAGTCAAAGAAAAACAATCTATTGAATTCGTCAAAGCAGTCATTGCACAGCGCGCCATTAAATCTGCCGAAGAAGTCACGGAACTGCACAAAGCGGTCAATATTACCGCGGCCATGCACCGTCACGCGATAAAAAACACAAAACACGGTGTCACCGAAAAGCAGATTGCAGGTGAACTACAGGCGATCGCCATTGCCGGTGGCGGAAACATCGCTTTCCCTATAATTTTGACAAAAAACGGACAGTATTTGCACAATCACGCCACGCAGGCGGTAGTGCAAAATGGAGATCTCGTGCTGTGTGATTGCGGCGCGGAAACCGCGATGAACTATACCGGTGATATGACGCGTACATTTCCGGTGGCAGAGCGTTTTACAGCTGTTCAGCGGGATATTTATTCCATTGTTTTAGACGCGCACGAGTCGGCGGCGGCGGCTTTAAAACCGGGATATCGTTTTAAAGACGCGCATTTGCTGGCGTGTTCCAGAATTGTGGAAGGTTTAAAAGGAATGGGACTCATGAAGGGAAACACCCAGGATGCCGTAGATGCTGGTGCGCATACACTCTTTTTTCAATGCGGACTGGGACATTTTATGGGGATGGATATTCACGACATGGAAAACTTCGGTGAACAGCTCGTAGGTTATTCTGACAACCTTCAGAAAAGCACCGAATTTGGCCTGAAATCGCTTCGTCTAGGGAAAGAATTGGAAGCGGGCAACGTACTTACGGTAGAACCGGGAATTTATTTCAACCCCTTTCTTATTGATGAGTGGCGGGCAGAAGGAAAATATACTGATTTTGTGAATTATGATGCCGTGGAGAAATTCAAGGGTTTTGGCGGTATGCGCGTGGAGGAAGACTTTTTGATCACGGCAGATGGTAAGGAATTACTTGGTGAACCTCTTGAAAAAACGGCAGATGAAATTGAAAGATTGAAGGCCAGCTAA
- a CDS encoding S9 family peptidase — protein sequence MKKTLHFLILFFAGIVICDAQQATDSLLTLDRIYNSAEFRGESQAPIFWIENGDAFVTIEQNSAGNDELIQYQSKNYKKSAFLSAEKLNVDGENLSIEAFTLSPDGSKVLIFTNSSRVWRSNTKGDYWVYDFKSEKLKQLGTDFPSSSLMFAKFSEDNQFVAYVQDFNIYKEDFNTGEVAQLTTDGNGDIINGTFDWVYEEEFGMRDGFSWNPDGSTIAYWQLDASEIGTFYMINTTDSVYSEPIPLQYPKAGYDPSSAKIALVDTKTAKSTWISVPGDPVQHYIPAMQWANKDLLLIQQLNRKQNELNIFTYVPSTGKLDKIYTETEETWVDLRYPDIASNQWGNNDFLLADNGNSLLRMTENDGWRHVYKIDLKTGKTTLLTPGDYDVAAYYATDSRNLYFAASPENATQRYLFSVPLSGSGKTTQITPKEFSGVNTYNISPNGNYAMHKHTDAKTPQTTRLISLPQHKTVHNLVKNEQLKEKLASLSLPETSFFTVTTEEGIEMDGRMTKPLNFDENKNYPVLFHVYGEPWGVVATDTWVGLYEIFMAQKGFVVINMDNRGTPSLKGSDWRKSIYQKVGVLNTKDQALAAKKVLETYDFLDKNRVNVWGWSGGGSMTQNLLFRYPEIYKTGVAVAGVANQLFYDNIYQERYMGLPSEDQDKFVEGSPATYAKNLEGNLLLIHGTGDDNVHYQNMEFLVNELIKNNKQFDMMVYPNRSHGIYEGENTSRHLYTLITNYFLDKNGM from the coding sequence ATGAAAAAAACGCTCCATTTTCTAATCCTGTTCTTTGCGGGAATAGTGATCTGCGACGCCCAGCAAGCCACAGATTCCCTGCTCACGTTAGATCGTATATATAATTCGGCAGAATTTCGAGGGGAATCGCAGGCACCTATTTTCTGGATCGAAAATGGGGACGCTTTTGTCACCATAGAACAAAACAGCGCAGGGAACGATGAACTGATTCAATACCAGAGTAAAAACTATAAAAAAAGCGCTTTTCTTTCCGCAGAAAAACTAAATGTAGATGGGGAAAACTTATCCATTGAAGCGTTTACCCTTTCGCCAGATGGCAGTAAAGTTTTGATTTTTACAAATTCCAGCAGGGTTTGGCGCAGCAACACAAAAGGGGATTATTGGGTTTATGATTTTAAAAGTGAGAAGCTAAAACAGCTGGGCACTGACTTCCCTTCTTCTTCGCTGATGTTCGCAAAATTTTCTGAAGACAATCAGTTTGTGGCCTACGTTCAGGATTTCAATATCTATAAGGAGGATTTTAATACCGGGGAAGTTGCCCAACTCACAACTGATGGGAACGGCGATATAATAAATGGTACGTTTGATTGGGTTTACGAAGAAGAATTCGGGATGCGCGATGGTTTTAGTTGGAATCCAGATGGATCGACGATCGCTTACTGGCAGCTTGATGCTTCGGAAATTGGTACGTTTTATATGATCAACACTACAGATTCTGTCTATTCTGAACCCATCCCGCTGCAATATCCCAAGGCCGGTTACGATCCTTCTTCGGCAAAAATCGCCCTGGTGGACACAAAAACGGCAAAAAGCACCTGGATTTCGGTTCCCGGAGATCCCGTACAGCATTATATTCCTGCTATGCAATGGGCAAACAAAGATTTGCTGCTTATTCAGCAATTGAACAGAAAACAGAATGAACTGAACATTTTCACTTACGTTCCCTCTACCGGTAAACTTGATAAAATCTATACGGAAACTGAAGAAACCTGGGTAGATCTACGCTATCCTGATATCGCTTCAAACCAGTGGGGAAACAATGATTTTCTACTGGCAGATAACGGCAATTCGCTGCTGCGCATGACCGAAAATGATGGTTGGCGGCACGTGTATAAGATTGATTTAAAAACCGGGAAAACGACCTTGCTTACTCCCGGCGATTACGATGTTGCCGCGTATTATGCCACAGATTCCAGGAACCTGTACTTTGCGGCCTCTCCCGAAAATGCAACACAACGCTATTTATTCAGCGTTCCATTAAGTGGAAGTGGAAAAACAACCCAGATTACACCAAAGGAATTTAGCGGGGTCAATACATATAACATCTCTCCAAACGGCAACTACGCGATGCATAAACATACGGATGCAAAAACGCCGCAAACAACTCGATTAATTAGCCTTCCGCAGCATAAAACAGTGCATAATCTGGTCAAAAATGAGCAATTAAAGGAGAAATTGGCCAGTCTGTCGCTTCCGGAAACCAGTTTTTTTACCGTTACCACGGAAGAAGGGATTGAAATGGACGGCCGCATGACAAAACCATTGAATTTTGATGAAAACAAAAATTATCCGGTGCTTTTTCATGTATATGGCGAACCCTGGGGCGTAGTTGCCACAGATACCTGGGTGGGGCTTTATGAGATTTTTATGGCGCAAAAAGGATTTGTCGTCATCAATATGGATAACCGCGGTACACCCAGTTTAAAAGGCAGCGACTGGCGAAAAAGTATTTATCAAAAAGTGGGCGTCCTCAATACAAAAGACCAGGCGCTGGCCGCTAAAAAAGTGCTTGAAACCTATGATTTTCTCGATAAAAACCGTGTAAATGTGTGGGGCTGGAGCGGTGGTGGCTCCATGACCCAAAATCTGCTTTTTAGATATCCTGAAATTTATAAGACCGGCGTAGCGGTTGCCGGCGTGGCAAATCAACTGTTTTACGACAATATTTATCAGGAACGCTATATGGGACTTCCCAGTGAAGACCAGGATAAATTTGTGGAAGGTTCACCGGCTACTTATGCGAAAAACCTTGAAGGTAATTTACTGCTTATTCACGGTACAGGCGATGATAATGTGCATTATCAAAACATGGAATTTCTGGTAAACGAACTCATAAAAAACAACAAACAGTTTGATATGATGGTTTATCCCAACCGTTCGCACGGTATTTATGAAGGCGAGAATACCAGTAGGCACCTCTATACCTTAATTACGAATTATTTTCTGGATAAAAACGGAATGTAA
- a CDS encoding AraC family transcriptional regulator — translation MKVLPFKIPKPEQEALVYQEDHETVFYDRLHSHEEIQISYIIQGSGSLIVGDTINDFKPDDILVIGEHVPHVFKSDPKASPLSIMYTLFFTKKSFGKDFFNLTDLADVQDFFDESEYGMKIKAKPKAFKWFNNLKRQGKIERIATLLKILNLLIHSKKQPLSSFVYQKKYTDDEGKRMNEVFQFAMNHYHEQISLDQVSEKAHMSKNAFCRYFKKRTNKTFFQFLIEIRIEHACKLLNQDQDLSVANTSELCGFPNIANFNRKFKELKGITPTQYRQLA, via the coding sequence ATTAAAGTGTTGCCTTTTAAAATCCCTAAGCCTGAACAAGAAGCTCTTGTCTATCAGGAGGATCATGAAACGGTTTTTTACGACCGGCTGCACAGTCATGAAGAAATACAGATAAGTTACATTATACAGGGAAGTGGTTCCTTAATCGTAGGGGACACTATAAATGATTTTAAACCAGATGATATTCTGGTCATTGGTGAACATGTTCCCCATGTATTCAAAAGTGATCCTAAGGCTTCTCCTTTATCTATTATGTACACGTTGTTTTTTACAAAAAAATCCTTCGGGAAGGACTTTTTTAACCTTACAGATCTTGCAGATGTGCAGGATTTCTTTGATGAGTCTGAATATGGCATGAAAATTAAGGCAAAGCCGAAAGCCTTTAAGTGGTTCAACAACTTAAAACGCCAGGGAAAAATAGAACGTATCGCCACGCTGCTTAAAATTCTCAACCTGCTTATCCATTCGAAAAAACAGCCTTTATCTTCCTTCGTTTATCAGAAAAAATATACAGATGATGAAGGAAAAAGAATGAATGAGGTTTTTCAATTTGCAATGAACCATTATCACGAACAAATTTCACTGGATCAGGTTTCTGAAAAAGCGCACATGAGCAAGAATGCCTTCTGCCGGTATTTTAAAAAGCGTACCAATAAAACCTTTTTTCAGTTTCTGATTGAAATACGTATTGAACACGCCTGTAAATTACTCAATCAGGATCAGGACCTTTCCGTAGCAAATACTTCGGAACTTTGTGGTTTTCCCAATATTGCCAACTTTAACCGAAAGTTCAAAGAACTCAAGGGAATCACGCCTACACAATACCGCCAGTTAGCTTAA
- a CDS encoding dihydrodipicolinate synthase family protein gives MSIKWEGVMPAVTTKFTTDDELDLATFEKNIKAQLAAGVHGIILGGTLGEASTLTPEEKETLVSKTLEIVGGKMPVIINIAEQSTKNAIQVAQRAEELGANGLMLLPPMRYKATDHEVVVYFKEIAKSTSLPIMIYNNPVDYKIEVTLDMFEELLQFDNIQAVKESTRDISNVIRINNRFGDRLKVLCGVDTLALESLVAGAQGWVAGLVAAYPEETVAIYTLVKNGQIEEALTIYRWFMPLLELDISPQLVQNIKLAEVATGLGTEHVRAPRLQLQGEERKRVEGIIEKAMATRPKLMDYRKL, from the coding sequence ATGAGCATAAAATGGGAAGGGGTCATGCCCGCAGTAACGACAAAGTTCACTACAGACGATGAACTTGATCTTGCAACTTTTGAAAAAAATATAAAAGCGCAACTAGCCGCCGGGGTTCACGGTATAATCCTGGGAGGTACACTGGGCGAAGCCAGTACACTTACTCCAGAAGAGAAAGAAACCCTTGTATCAAAAACCCTTGAAATTGTGGGTGGTAAGATGCCGGTGATCATCAATATTGCAGAGCAATCCACAAAAAATGCCATTCAAGTAGCACAACGTGCAGAAGAATTAGGTGCTAATGGACTCATGTTGCTTCCTCCCATGCGTTATAAGGCGACAGATCATGAAGTGGTGGTTTATTTTAAGGAAATCGCCAAGAGCACTTCACTTCCCATTATGATCTACAACAATCCCGTGGATTATAAGATCGAAGTTACCCTGGATATGTTTGAAGAACTGCTGCAATTTGACAATATTCAGGCTGTAAAAGAATCTACACGTGATATCAGCAATGTGATACGCATCAACAACCGTTTTGGCGATCGTCTTAAAGTACTTTGTGGTGTAGATACGCTGGCGCTTGAGAGTCTTGTCGCTGGTGCGCAGGGCTGGGTTGCCGGTCTTGTAGCCGCATATCCTGAAGAAACCGTTGCCATTTATACGTTGGTCAAAAATGGCCAGATAGAAGAAGCGCTTACAATTTACCGCTGGTTTATGCCCCTTCTTGAACTAGATATTTCACCCCAACTGGTACAAAATATAAAACTGGCCGAAGTTGCCACTGGTCTGGGCACAGAACATGTGCGTGCACCACGTTTACAATTGCAGGGAGAAGAGCGTAAGCGTGTAGAAGGGATTATCGAGAAAGCAATGGCAACTAGACCAAAGCTAATGGATTATAGAAAACTTTAA